A single window of Strix uralensis isolate ZFMK-TIS-50842 chromosome 28, bStrUra1, whole genome shotgun sequence DNA harbors:
- the DOK2 gene encoding docking protein 2 codes for MEEAVVKRGALYLQLQQTFGKKWRKFWGILYRESSCSTARLELFEGSVPPAAEKLRKGEGSKRLVKLSDCVHVAEVSGDAGCPKETVPFLLETTDKRYLLATDGTEVADWIQKLCELAFPRSREEQAAGKDGQQSSLSTDSQFSMEENSLYSSRDKAGLEQEFKVTVRATESSERCRLWGRFILRASEEALELRDFQTSEILYSWPYRFLRRFGRDKATFSFEAGRRCASGEGNFEFETRQGNEIFQVIELAINVHRGRGAEEPRRGGPGDDGSQPLGHAKKPSWSQGHEEPGGTKGALLESIWEGKVPKAKLMMPPSSSPGTGELSGAFLPSRSADSPYTEPFSSLHRGNPQVPEKGRRKDGPAKVATESEYAIPFDTIAKTFVAHKFSNLVHCPKEVPDPFYDSIKELGGQAGKQPPLCPTAAKSDHIYDEPEGLSAHTVYDEPEEVKGEAWRLQAAPEEPPGHEYPYNPQRDDYAVPKRPVTLRQPFLLQGKEWLGDTEYDNVALKFTKKRNLQ; via the exons ATGGAGGAGGCGGTGGTGAAGCGGGGTGCGCTctacctccagctgcagcagacCTTCGGGAAG AAATGGAGGAAGTTTTGGGGCATTTTATACCGGGAAAGCTCCTGCTCCACCGCCCGCCTGGAGCTTTTCGAGGGCTCGGTGCCGCCGGCTGCCGAGAAGCTGCGGAAAGGCGAAGGCAGCAAACGGCTGGTCAAGCTGAGCGACTGCGTGCACGTGGCGGAGGTGAGCGGCGACGCCGGGTGCCCCAAGGAGACCGTCCCCTTCCTCCTGGAAACCACCGACAAGCGGTACCTCCTGGCCACTGACGGCACCGAGGTGGCCGACTGGATCCAGAAGCTGTGCGAGCTGGCCTTCCCG aggagcagggaggagcaggcagcaggcaaggatgGCCAGCAGAGCTCACTGAGCACTGACAGCCAGTTCTCCATGGAGGAAAACTCCCTCTACAGCTCCCGAGACAAAG ccGGCTTGGAGCAGGAGTTCAAGGTGACGGTGAGGGCCACCGAGTCCTCCGAGCGCTGCCGGCTCTGGGGCCGGTTCATCCTGCGAGCCAGCGAAGAGGCGCTGGAGCTGCGGGATTTCCAGACCTCGGAGATCCTCTACAGCTGGCCCTACCGCTTCCTGCGGCGCTTCGGACGGGATAAG gcGACCTTCTCCTTCGAGGCCGGCCGGCGCTGTGCATCCGGAGAAGGCAACTTTGAGTTTGAGACCAGGCAAGGCAACGAGATCTTCCAGGTGATCGAGCTGGCCATCAACGTGCATCGTGGCCGTGGGGCTGAggagccgcggcggggcggccccggggatGACGGCTCCCAGCCGCTCGGCCATGCCAAGAAGCCCAGTTGGTCGCAGGGGCACGAGGAGCCCGGTGGCACCAAGGGTGCCTTGTTGGAGTCCATCTGGGAGGGGAAGGTGCCCAAAGCCAAGCTGATGatgccccccagcagcagccctgggactGGGGAGCTGTCGGGCGCCTTCCTGCCCTCCCGCAGTGCTGACAGCCCCTACACCGAGCCCTTCAGCTCCCTCCACCGGGGGAACCCCCAGGTGCCGGAGAAGGGCCGGAGGAAGGATGGTCCGGCCAAGGTGGCCACCGAATCCGAGTACGCCATCCCCTTCGACACCATCGCCAAGACCTTCGTGGCTCACAAGTTCAGTAACCTGGTCCATTGCCCCAAGGAGGTCCCCGACCCCTTCTACGACAGCATCAAGGAGTTAGGGGGGCAAGCAGGCAAGCAGCCCCCGCTGTGCCCCACTGCCGCCAAGTCCGACCACATCTATGACGAGCCCGAGGGTCTGTCCGCTCACACTGTCTACGACGAGCCCGAGGAGGTGAAGGGGGAGGCGTGGAGGCTGCAGGCGGCCCCGGAGGAGCCCCCCGGGCACGAGTACCCCTACAACCCGCAGCGGGATGACTACGCGGTGCCCAAGAGACCTGTCACTCTCCGGCAGCCCTTCCTGCTGCAGGGCAAGGAGTGGCTGGGGGACACCGAGTACGACAACGTGGCCCTCAAATTCACAAAGAAGAGGAACCTGCAGTGA